The Mus pahari chromosome 2, PAHARI_EIJ_v1.1, whole genome shotgun sequence genomic interval ttcttttttttttttttcaatgcaaaagcaagagaaattcATTGTTTCAGCATGCTGGGGTTGGCCTGCACCTGAAGGAGAGGTGGCGACCCCAGGCAGCCCGTTTggccagtttttatacagtttccaggggtagaatagagtaacagccactaggcacagtgtgattggcagaacagtgtgacttttaaactgattggtccttaggggatgaggtggcaaggacttcccttgtctgtaggtggctAATTGTCGGTCTGGCCTGTGGTTTTCCTGAGGAATGTAAtccaggaagggaggggtctTTATGCTCTGGgatctggtggaattttccaaatgccctgagctgacctcttcattcCCCACTTTTCTTTGTGCGTGCTTCAATCCTGAAGCTATTACTGATATTCTGATAGCTCACACTCCTGGTCTTCTGTGGCTGTGTCCTTCTGAGCTACCGCTCCAGGTGGTATTGTATCTTTACTTTCATTGCCTATGTGTTCATCTCAAGTGTACAGGAACACAGTGGGCTTTTTGTATCCAGTGGCCCTGTTggacttgattaaaaaaaattctcgTTACTCTCTATGAGGACAATTCTGTCAACCATATATAAATGGGGATGGTTCAACTTACTGTTTTTTAAACGGAGATTGAGGGAGCAAGCACAAAGGGAGGTGGGGAGCTGTTGGcaagaagtcagaggacaacctgaaggggtcagtcctctccttccaccatgtgggcctgggtctcaaactcaggtctccaggcttggcagcaagtgtctttacctgcagAGCCTCCTCATGCCCAGGTTACTCTgtgctcccttctctcttctactTTAGTGAGCAGGTTGTATCAACTCACCGTGTTGAGAGGGAGAGCATGTATCCTTTTGTTTCCAACTTTAGGGGTAAAACATTGGTATTTTAAGTGTAATGTCACCAACTATGAGTTTTATAAACTCTGTCTAATTGTTAGTccccttttcctcattttccaAGTGCTTTGTGAATGGGTGTGTGgctgccttttcattttcttctcaccCTGTAGTGGCTTGACAGACTTGTATACACTACACCATCATGACATCTGTAggattcctccctccccctttgtcATGGCTCCCAACACTTAGGTATGGCTGAATCCTATTAACTCCTTTTtccttaagcatttttttttcaaaaaaaaaaaaatccacaagtaTTAAGAATACTCACCTGTGGGTTAGTTTCCTTTGTATTGTCAGTTTGGGTACCAAGCTAATACTAACTTCATAGAGATGAATGAGGTCAAGTTAGCAattgttctgtttcctttgaTCTGAAACTTCCCTTATCTGACACTAACACGGAGTTTGCTTTGACTCATGTCGCATCCCAGAGCTTTGTCCACTACTCCCTTTCAAACTGTCTGTCATTGTTTCCTGTAGATGACACAGGGCTGGAGTGTGCTTTAAATCCATTTTGCCAATTTCTATGTTTTAATTATCATATTTATGTttagaggtgttttttttttttttacattcataaGTGTTTGCTCACTTGTTTGTTCCAGTAGCACCTGGATGCTTAGAGCCTAAGGCCAGGACGGGGTGgtggagcctctggaactggagttataggtggctgttagctatcctgtgggtgctgggacccaactctctgtcttctgcaagagcagtgagtgcgcCAGAGCCTTTGCAGCAGCTCCCATCATACACTTAGACACTTATACCTAATATGATAATTGGCATGCTGAAATATAACTCTGCCatcttatttttgctttttagttGAAGCTTGTCATAtttatgatccttctgcctcagcctttcaagtactaggattataggtacacacacacacacacacacacacacacacacacacactggctttcaTCTTGTCTTCTAATAGtgagattcttttattttttaatttttgttttgcaaaaATCCTTTCTGTATTTATTGGTTGCCTACTGGGGCGTTACACATTCAAATATAGAACGCTTATCTTCTTGGCTTTCCTCTTCTATCCATGCTCTGTATTTTCAGACCTTGGCAGTTAGGATTACAACTTGTGCACCATTGTCAAGTATGAATTAGGAGACTGAGACGGAATTCCAGTGCATTTATCCTAATTTTTCTCATGGTGACCTCATCTTTCTAATGTGCAAAGCTtcctcctttcattctttcttttctgattattttctttattgttttgagcAGGATGGctggtaatatttttaaaaacttgtctaTGTCTTACTTTGCCCTCATTGTTAATggttcggggggggggaggggtccagTTCTCCATGAAGTATGCCGCTTGCTTCTGGGCTCCACCATTTCTGATGGGAAACAATGTGTCCCCAAAACTGCTTTTTCTCTGAAAGTGTTAATCCTACTTTcaagaatttttcattttccaaactGACTATGCAGTGCTTTGGTGTGCATTTCTGTGGGCTTGCATGGGGCCCACTTTGTCCTTTGCAGACCTCAGGATGTTCTGGCTTCTCTGCAGGCTTGCCTCTTCCAACATGTCAGCTCTTCTCTTAGGAGTCAAACAGGCTCCAGGATCTTAAGCTTTTTAGTTTTCTGCTCACCCTGGAAGCTCTTGCTCCATTACCTAGCTCACTCCTCCTTTCCGTGGTCCCCACTGTTCTGCAGCTGAGCCCCATACACTGAATTTTTAGATTTCAGCCATGGTTTTTTGATACCGACATCACCATTCAGgtccttctctcctctgcttaCTGAGGCTATGTTATCACTGGCGTACAGCAGGATCCCGTTGCTTGCTGTGGTATTTCAAAGGTGGCCATTTACTCAGGCACTATGGGAAGTGACAGCATTCTTACGATTGAGGCACTTTGGCTTGGTGATCTGCACTTTGTGATTGGGTGTCGGAAACAGTCCAACTACAGTGCTCAACATTAACCCAACCTGTGGCAGTGTCGAACCCATGACCTGGCTCTCGTGAGCATTGCACACTAACCCACTGAAATAGCCCACCAGTACCAATGGCTGTTTGAAAACCTTTGACAACCCCAACACGTCACCTCGCCCTGGCATCTATAGTTACCGTTTATCATCTAGTCTGGGAGTTTCCTTGTTCTTGGGATGTGATCATCAATTGAAATCAGAACATACTGGAGTTTTATATTTAAGTCCTGTTTCAGCTGGTTCACTCTGAAACTGTTCAGTGATGGATGGAAGGTTACACCCCCCATGGTTCCGATGacactttgagacagggtgttgCTGCCAGATCCTTCCCAAGCTTTTTGATACACATAAGGTGGCAAAGTGGTCAGAGGAGCTCTTGTTGtcttatgcatgtgtatgtgtaaatccAGGCTCTCTTCCAGGCCTCTGTTGACATGGTGGAAACGAGTCTACAGTGCTTCTCTATGGCCTGCATGGAGAGTTTGATCTCTCAATGTGTTTGATTGCTGAGCTGTCCCTTTCCTGGTACCCTTAGTAGAACAGGCTATGTGTACTGTGCGCAAGCATTCAGGCACACCCTCTTTGCTGTTTCCAGGGCATGGCTATTTTAGTTACACACCTGAGCTGTATGAGGCAAAAGAAAACTCAGGGAATTTAGCACTCTGGGACCTTGGGTCTTAAGGCCCTACTGAAGACTCTGCCATCTCCCCAAACTTTCAGTCTTGTCCCAATTTGTTGCATAAATAATACAGAGATTTTAGTTGTACTTAACTGGAGAAATAGGGAAAAATATCTCCTACTCCATCTTCGCAGGAACCAAAGTCTACACACACTTCCATTTTAAATTGTTGTGGGGTTTCTGTTTGTCGTTTTTGAGATGAGGGTTTACCATACAGACCAGGTGGGACTCAAGCAATCCTCCCACCTCGGCCCGAGTGCTAGGACACAAGCACAGAGTTCTATGCCTAGTAAAGTTGTATGTGGGAGAAGGCATgcagagaggccagaggccagccttggtGGCATTCCCTAGGAGCCATCtattttccttgagacagggtctctcttctcACCAGTCTGGGAACTCTCTGAGcaggcaaggctggctggccagcaagccctagagatctggctgtctctgttCTTCCAGCACTAGGAGTGCAAGCTTATAACACCAGAGTTTTTGGACAGGGGTTCTAAGGACGGaccttgggtcctcatgcttgtgtattGGGCACTTTACCAGCCGAGCTATCTACCCAACTCCGAGCTTCTGTGTTTGCTGCTTTCTCTGGTGGGAACTGGGGCCAGCAAGTAGGAGCCATGCTAGTTCTTCCTAAGGGCTCTGGTTTCTTATCCTACTCTGAACATAAATGCCCCTGGCTAATGCACCCAGGGGCACACTAGGGCTATTTCTTCCCAGCCTTGCTCTCAGCTCACAAtccacctcttttcttttctgggacAGGGGCTGGCACACTTTGgagatttctgttatttttctgcAATCTAGGACctaattataattatttgttttcAAGAGTTGTATTGTTTGTTAAAGGGCCCAAATCACTGATTAAACAAAAGGGAATCCCCTACCTCACATcatgacacacatctgtaactaGATGCAGTAAAGCTGGGAGGCAAGACAATCCTGAACGCAAGGCCACCCTGGACTACAGAATAGGTTTAAGTCTCAAAGGACAAAAACCCAAAACTCCATTACCTGATGATGATTGCTAATACTTACTAAGAGCCAAGCTGTGTCCTAAGCTTATCACATGTTTGCTCATGAAATCTTCAAATTCAGGTTTTTGATTTTCCCTATTTATACAGGTGAAGCAACTAAGGTTCAGTGAACCAGAGAAGCTCAAGTTCTACAACTAGACAGCGGGAGGCTCCGCTAGGCCCAGTAGCACAAGACTATAATCTCAACTAtatgagaagctgaggcaagatggacacaggttcaaggccagctcggCTCTAGAGTCCACAATACCACTTAACACAGACTCTATGAGCTGAGGCTGCACTGTGCCGTCTGAGTTGAGCTCAGTGAGGTGGAGCCCTTGCTAGGAAACCCCTTAGAGTCACGAAAGCAGTCGCCCCTCAAAGGACAGCGTACCATCTCTGTACTTCTCAAAGCCTTACCGCCTACTCTCTAAATTTTGCCTACTTCTTACAAGCTGATTGGATACAAGAAGAAAGCAGACCTTGCGCAGCAGTGCGCccacgcccacccccacccccccagctgCAGACCTACCCTCCACCAAGGTCTTCCACACAGTGGGGGGCTATAGTAGTGTCCACAGGAGAACCCACAGCCATTACCACTTGCACATGCCAGGGTCCCCTGGCCCCTTTAATGGTCTAAGCCCACCCCTACTCCAGTTCTTTGTTACAGTTGACAATAAACACCTAAGTGAGAAGCCCTTCACAGCACTGTTGAAAATCACTAAGTCAAAGCCAAGAAGGCCCAGACTCCTGCTTGCAAATGTCAAAACCACTTCCTACTAGCACACAGCTTCAGAGTCTGTTACAACAGTTTTGACTCTCCTTTTTTGATGATGTCTTCTATTTCGTCGGAGACCTTTCCCTTATATTCATTTGGTTCTATCGCTTTTAACTCCTCTTGATATTCCTGTGGCAAACCGTTTTCTTTCGCACCCATGCAGATAACCTAGAAATGGTTAAAATGGGGAAGCCCTTTTAGTTAGGAGTGTGATTTAGTGTAGCACCATAGCTTTGTCTGTACTGTCAAGATCCACGATACTGGCTTTCGATGACTAAAgaatagatacattttaaaacaagacCCAGGCAAAGCCAGTGTTCCTCATTCTGAATGTGGCTACAGAAGGGATTTCCTAAGGAGCCTGAAGCTACCAGAGTATCATTTCTACTCAACAGCATGATGTAAGATGTTTTAATATTATGATAAAATGCATAGTTATGGTATGAAATTCACATgatgttttaagaaaaaacacactcttaaaaaaaataaaattagggctggtgagatggctcagcaggtaagagcacccgactgctcttccaaaggtgcagagttcaaatcccagcaaccacatggtggctcacaaccatccttaacgagatNTGACNccctcttctggagtgtctgaagacagctacagtgtacttacatataataaataaataaataaataaataaataaataaataaataaatctttaaataaataaataaataaaattagggactggagagatagctcagtggttaagagcaccgactgctcttctgaaggtcaggagttcaaatcccagcaaccacattgtggctcacaaccatccataatgagatctgacaccctcttctggtgtgtctgaagacagctacagtgtacttagatataataataaataaagatttttaaataaataaataaaataaaattgagtttaGAACAAGACAAAGCTTACAGGGATAGCTGTCAGTGGCACTGTCTGATTCTGCTTGGATGAGACACAGAGGACAAGGGACAACTGTTCTACTGACTCCCAAGACCCTAACGGTTAGACATCCAGCACCTGTGTAACCCCAGAGGCCACATAAGGTACCATGGGGCATCGAGTCACGCATTCCTCTTGGGTCTTGTGTGTTGGAGAATGGATTCCCTGACTCCAAAGGAACTAGTGATCTTTCcacttaggggaaaaaaatacttCAGCAGCAGAAAATATATACCCCCCCAAAGTGTTCTATGAGATACTGTTgaagaaaaaaactacaaaaatataTGTACAGTCTACTATATATAACAGATATCATAAATCTATTAAAATAcacttttcttatttaaaacgTTTTGATTAAAATGTTGATGTGGagttttaaattcttaaaagctTTCTAAAACTGAAATGCTCTAATTTAGCTCACCTTCTTATACTGTGGTGATGGGGGCGCACTCTCATAATTCGTCATCAGGTAACTTCGGCAAgttatttccttcccttcttgaGTTGAAACTTTAATTTCTATTACAACATATACTCCACTTTTAACTCCTTCTTGCCTGAAACCAAGCAAACCATATTTTAGCTACACAGGACCTAGGAGAATGGTTCTGAGGTAAGATGTTTTACTCAAGTTGAAGTGCACGATTaatcatttttctgcatacatgtTTGCTCACTGTGTGCTAGGGAATGCAGAATGTTTAAGTGTCATCATGTCAAAAGTACACTTAGCatgtttaaaactttttttttaaatacggtttcactatgcagccctgtctggcctagaactcactatgtagagcaagTTGGGCTTGAAcacacagaaatctacctgcttctatctcctgagtgctgagattaaaggtatgcccctgtggcaggattttccctgtccaattaatttaaatattagtgccgcaggaggcctgtgattggacagggaaaaaggatgtagagctaagagttgcagagacagggagtgACAAAGGACgagaaggaagcaagatggaggaTGAACAGGACGATTTAGATTCTGTGTGGCTTTAAATAACCACTGGTAGATATAATATCATACAGTgatagaataattggggtaacttgtctaatctaggtgggcagcttgtaccatTATCAATTGGCCCTGAATTTATTGTGTAGGCATCTTGTGTATTGAGactttattgatatataaatctgactgattagttataagcttctagagttttgatttactgggttactggaataTGAGAACGCCGACCACAGGGTTTATGGCTGAGAAGCTACAGGTGGCACTGGGACAAGCCAACTGGAGCTGGGAAGACCACGATTGGTCACTGCAGGGGCTAACCTAGAGACACCAGGCAGCAAAGCGTTGGTTTGCCAGATGTGTGCCACAAAGGCCGTGTGGGTTTCAAAGCATGGGGACGTTGTGGTGGCGACCCAacagtgggaacttagcaagctgggtggagagattgtggagctctgagtcagagagtctccatgaggtAAGAACTAGCCAGCGAGACTGCCGGGTTGAGAATAACCAGGTGTAGCTCGGGAAGCTGCcaatctttttaatatttccagcaaCATGCCCCACCTTGTTtttgtgtgctaccatgcctaccATGCTTAGCATTTTGATATAACAGTTGGCTTCTGGATCTACATATTCAACCTACTTTGGATTGAGAATATTTTCTAAGGTCAGAACTAAATACATATGGATTTTATTTACTGGTCATTATTCCCTTAAAAGGAAAGCTGTTGTAGTAAACTGCAGTGACATTGTTTTATGTAGTGAAGTAACCAAGAGACAATAAGAGCACTATAGGTCGGTATGGGCAGGCCACATGTAAGTATCATGTCAAATTACAAATAACATCTATAGATTGTGGTGTGCTCGGAGGCCAAAGCAATACTCTGAACACAGAGGAATTTCATCTGGCACACTTCCAGCTGACCTCTGTCTATTTTTACTGTCTGAAAACACACTTAGTAGGCTCAATTTTACCCCTGTGTCCCTGAAGCAGCATTCCCTGGAATACCAAACAAGAGTCTATGATCTGACAGCAAGAGAATGTCAGCCAGCTAGCTCTTCCTTGGCAGTCTGCATTGTATCAGGCACCCTGCCGCACAGCTCTGAGAATTTTAATTCTGCTGTGCTGTTTAAGGccttcattattatttattcaactGCAACCTCAAAGCATTTTAACCAACTcactttgaaaatcatttttttgACAATTAAAAAGTTTCATAACTTTTTGCAATAAAACCAGAAAGCAAATTTTTAATAAGAGACAAACAGAACTAAAAAATAAGGGCTTTCATTTTTTTACCTAAGAGAGATAAGCACTGCCCCATCCAATCAGTAAGTGTGACCCTCCCCTTCTAGATTTGTTAGGAAACTCCTGGTTTCTAACTATTGTAGTGACTCTGAAGAATAAAGAGTATGTCTATAGTGTATCCCCAAAAACATCCATACAGCACGCCTTGTGTTATTATTGTAACTGATAATTAGAAGCCACCTACTCATCCAGAGAACTTATattgcttttgttcattttccatACTACTCCCCACACTTCATCGCCAGGACTTTGAAAAATGGTAGCTATACCTCCGTGCCACCTCTCACTCATTTTGCCTTGGAAATTGCCGAAGTCGAGCTTAAAGTCCTGCAAAGGAAACCAAAGCGATATGATCAATATCTATTTGGGCATGAATTTCCCTCTTCAAAATACAAATTTGCATTTGCCTCCatgcaaataaaacattcaacaaacttttgtttctgtgtgtacaaAGCTATGGGAACTACAGATAAAAAGATCAAGGCCCAAATCTAAAAGACTATagattctttcttattttcctttaaaattgaaGATTATTCTAAACATACAGGCatctaaacattaaaaagaaaaccaaaaaccttaaaaacaaagatCCTTAAATCCCAATATACCACACAATAActctagcttgctctctctctctctctgcaaatgACATCTCAGTCTACTTAAATGCACATGTATTTTTACTTAGACTTGCTGGATGATGGTTACACAGGGGTTATGACATACTTTTATGTCTGTAGAGTATCTTACCTGCAAATCATTGCACTTGCCCTAAGGGGGCTGGCATGTGTGTAAGCATTAATCTTCATGAACTATACCAATTTATTTCCAGTAACCCAAGAGCAGCTAAGACTTACTGAATATTTATTGTGTGCTATACACAGTAGCTATTACTTTACACAGACCCGCGTTTTGCTCATTTTACAACAGAAAATCTACAGCTTAGGAAGATTCACCCTCTTCTCCCCTAAGAGATCATACCTAACAAGCGACAGAGACATCTTTCTAATTTAGCTTCTGCCATTACTGATGGGCAACCAGGGCTGAGGGGACTTGCCTTGTGTGGTCTAGGAAGATGTCCTCCCATCTCTCCAGGGCTTAGTTTCCTCAGCAGTACAATACAGAAGGATGGGCTAATGACAGTGTCGTCAGTCCCTTCTGCTTGATATTATCCCTGTCACCTATGTTTGCTCAGAAACCTTGGTTGGTACTTCAGGGAAAACACTGTTCCACATGACAAGGCCCTTCACGCAGCCAACTGGGTATTCCAGTATCAGTGGATCTGATCAAAGCCAGAGACTACACCAGAGACTGGCAGCCTACTGCTAAAGGCAGCAGGCTGTGTCATTCCCTGTCTGGTTCCACAGCTCAATGCTTGTGTGTGACACAGGAGCTACCTGTCCAGATCAGCTCTTTCTTCTGATTTAGGGTTGACCTGATCTCCTCATCTCTTTGCCAATTCCCCCTCTATTCCccattttgaaatgtcaaagttTCTTGGGATTTGGCTTAGGCCTTTTATGAATTTAGCCACGTGCCCAGAACAGTCCCACGACCTCTAGCAGCTTATAACACCATCAGATGCTTCAGCCACCTTTAAAACCATCCCACATCTCTATTCTGAGGCTCAAAAGCACTTAGATCTGGGATGAGCACAGTTAGGGCTGATCTCCTCATCTCTTTGCCAATGTTCACAAATATTTACTGCTCATGTGGTTGTCTGGAAAGCATCTTAAACTTGACTTTGTACAAAGTTAGTTTATAATttttaccaccaagcctgattcTCTTCTGTGAACATTATCACCATCACCTACTTTGTTGTTCAAAAAACTTGAGTCATATTTGATATACCTTcccttcacacacaaacacacagacacacaatcatCAAGTCTTATGATGTTATCTTCTGGGTATTACTCTACCTTCCCTGGCACCACCCTGTTAGATCATGATGGCATTATCTCTGACATGATGTGGCAAAATCTTAACTGGGCTTCCAGTAACTTGCCCTATTTTGCAGAGTAACCAGAATGAGCTTTCAAATACATAAATCTCATCCTCTGCTTTCATCCTGTAAAACGCTCCACTCACAGCATGCAACAGACTGTCCAAAGCTCTCTGTGGTCATGTTAGGATATGGCACTTTCTTATCTTTTCAGCCCTCATGCCACATCTCCCTGGAGTCTCCAACCATTTCCTTTATCTCCTGTCCTTTGAACAAGCTATCCTCACTGAGGGTTTTTTTGCTCTCCTCGTCTCCCTTCAGATCTCAGCTTAAAAGTTTTATCCAGGAGGGCTTTTCTGAGCACCTAGGTCAGGCCCTCTGGTCACATATTCTGTTGCACCTTGCaactcccctttttttttttttttttaaagatttatttatttattatatgtaagtacactgtaNctgtcttcagacacaccagaagagggcgtcagatcttgttacggatggttatgagccaccatgtggttgctgggatttgaactcccgaacttcagaagagcagtcaggtgctcttacccactgagccatctcaccagcccacaactCCTCTTTTAAGGCTAACCACAGCTATAACTTATCATTTATGTGGTATTTCTTTCCTGTACTTCAAGTACTTGAACTCCCTTCCAACACTCTTTGGAATTTTAGAGTACAGAGCGTGACTCCCACTTTTGAAACTTAAAAGGCTAGGAGCTAGTTATCAGATCATCTTGCTTGCTAAGTAAGGACTCGGATTCATGGTGAGATTTAGCCAATCAGGGCACCCTGCAGGGGCTCTCAATTAGAGCTGGTGTTTAAGATCATTAGGGACTCGACTCTGGGTTTCAGGAATTGCAGACCTGTGGCAAAGCAGCAGGCAGGAGCCAGTTCCATATTGTGTTTATTAGTTTAGGAAAGGTGCAACCAGTTTCCAGGGATGGGCTGGCCCTCTCCTGTAACGCtggttgtacacacacacacacacacacacagagagagacacacacggCCACCTGTTTACTCAGTCTTTTAGGTGAATCCATGAGCTCTCTAACAGCCTTCCAAcatccaccctcctccccattctccttTCTTAAATCAGTTGGTGTCTGTTGCCtgaaatcaagaattgacaaggtTAGCAAAGTTGGCTAAAATTATTAAGGGCCCTGCACACAATCAGATTGTACACCAGAAAGGTCCTCCAGGTAGCTAGGTTGCTCAGTCatccttgtaactccagctctgagtgCCAGAAGAATACgtattaaagaggaaatgaactaTGGTCAAGAACAACACTTTATCACAGTTAAAACTTTATCGGGTTACTGTACCGAGGGAACACTGCTATCACTACTGAAGACACAGTTCCAGGTCCTGATTCAGGTCTCAAGGCCAGGACCGCTCAGATCCGAAGGAAAGGACAGATAGGCAGCATTTCACAGAACTGTGGGATAGATAAGGTATGCACAGGACAGAAAGCAGCTAGTTCTCGACTCAGAAGCACCTATTAAAGGCATCTTACGGGATGCTCATAATCGGTGGAAAAGGGCAGCCAGCGGAGGGTTGCGAACTCCGATGGTGGCCAGAGGGTCCGGGCAGGAGTCGCAGCTAGCCGGCTCTCCAGGTCGCGGGCACAATGGCACTGACCTGCAGGCGCGCCACGCAGCAGAACACGGCCGAGGGGTTTCGCAGGTGGATCCTCTCGGTCAGGAGATTGCTGCCGTAGGCGAAGTACAGGAATGTCTCCCCCTCCTGGCCCGCATGGTCCTCACAGTCGGAGCTCGCCATGTCCACTTGTCCACGCCAGCAGCGTCAAGCACAGAGAAGCCGGACTGGCGCTGCTAAAAAGAGCAGCGCGCCGCCACCCACGCGGTAGTGCAGAGCGGCGGGCGGAGCCGCAGAGAGAGCGCGCTGCGGATTGGCTGCCGGCTTGCCGGCGTGAGCCAACTACCAGGATTGGCCTGTCTACAGCTCCTCCCCGCCCACTGGCCTCGCTTTTCTATTGGATGCATCCCTCGGATGTCCGGCCCCCTGCCTGAGGCGCCGCTGATTGGCGGATCTAACGGACAGCCCGAGAGTGGCTACTGGCGACTGTTTTCCGGCCTGGCGGAGATTGCCCGGGTCAACCAGTGGTACGGTAGGCTCTGCGCCTGGTGCCGGTGACACAAGGCCTCC includes:
- the Ggct gene encoding gamma-glutamylcyclotransferase isoform X1; the encoded protein is MASSDCEDHAGQEGETFLYFAYGSNLLTERIHLRNPSAVFCCVARLQDFKLDFGNFQGKMSERWHGGIATIFQSPGDEVWGVVWKMNKSNISSLDEQEGVKSGVYVVIEIKVSTQEGKEITCRSYLMTNYESAPPSPQYKKVICMGAKENGLPQEYQEELKAIEPNEYKGKVSDEIEDIIKKGESKLL
- the Ggct gene encoding gamma-glutamylcyclotransferase isoform X2, whose protein sequence is MASSDCEDHAGQEGETFLYFAYGSNLLTERIHLRNPSAVFCCVARLQDFKLDFGNFQGKMSERWHGGIATIFQSPGDEVWGVVWKMNKSNISSLDELSAWVRKKTVCHRNIKRS